Proteins from a genomic interval of Diceros bicornis minor isolate mBicDic1 chromosome 34, mDicBic1.mat.cur, whole genome shotgun sequence:
- the ZNF304 gene encoding zinc finger protein 304 isoform X1: MAAAALMDRARGCVTFEDVFVYFSREEWELLEEAQRLLYRDVMLENFALVASLGSWCEADSEEAPSEQSVSVAVLPVRTPTSGLFIEKAHPWEMCDLLLKDILHLPQHQESHPTQKLLARGPCGRGFLFSPNFDQHHSRYSRENPFREDDGGASFVKSCAVRVLGRPFTCWEEVMDLPDNSGLFQHQTTHSGMSPYKRTGFMESLPHSSSLGRHQGDHDDLMLFNCSDNGKAFQNTFTLLNNQITHTEVIPFKCLPRGNMSKEKSALPHHRKIHSGETSHMCKECGKAFIHLSHLKMHQKFHTGKRHYTCSECGKGFSRKDTLVQHQKVHTGERSYDCSECGKAYSRSSHLVQHQRIHTGERPYKCSECGKAFSRKDTLVQHQRFHTGERPYECSECGKFFSQSSHLIEHWRIHTGARPYECIECGKFFSHNSSLIKHRRVHTGARSYVCGKCGKAFSCKDTLVQHQIIHTGARPYECSECGKAFSRKDTLVQHQKIHTGERPYECGECGKFFSHSSNLIVHQRIHTGAKPYECSECGKCFSHNSSLILHQRVHTGARPYVCSECGKAYISSSHLVQHKKVHTGARPYECSECGKFFSRNSSLILHQRVHTGEKPYVCSECGKAYSRSSHLVRHQKVHTGERPHECNSFGSPLALKLV; the protein is encoded by the coding sequence GTTCTTGGTGTGAAGCTGACAGTGAGGAGGCCCCTTCTGAGCAGAGTGTTTCTGTAGCAGTGTTGCCGGTCAGGACTCCAACATCAGGTTTGTTTATCGAGAAAGCCCACCCGTGGGAGATGTGTGACCTACTCTTGAAAGACATTTTGCACCTGCCTCAACACCAGGAATCACACCCCACACAGAAACTGCTTGCACGTGGCCCATGTGGGAGAGGATTCTTGTTCAGTCCAAACTTTGACCAGCACCATAGTCGATATAGTAGGGAGAATCCCTTCAGAGAGGATGATGGTGGGGCCTCATTTGTGAAGAGCTGTGCAGTCCGTGTGTTAGGGAGACCCTTTACTTGCTGGGAGGAAGTGATGGACTTGCCGGACAACTCTGGCCTCTTCCAGCACCAGACCACTCACAGTGGGATGAGTCCATACAAAAGGACTGGGTTCATGGAGTCTCTCCCACACAGCTCCAGTCTCGGGCGACACCAGGGAGACCATGATGACCTGATGCTTTTCAATTGCAGTGACAATGGGAAAGCCTTCCAGAACACGTTCACTCTCCTCAACAACCAGATAACTCACACTGAAGTGATACCCTTTAAATGCCTACCACGTGGAAATATGTCCAAGGAGAAATCAGCTCTTCCTCATCACAGAAAAATTCACAGTGGAGAAACATCACATATGTGTAAGGAGTGTGGAAAGGCCTTCATTCACCTGTCCCACCTAAAAATGCACCAGAAATTTCACACTGGAAAAAGACATTATACATGCAGCGAATGTGGGAAGGGCTTCAGTCGGAAAGACACACTTGTTCAGCACCAGaaagttcacactggagaaaggtcATATGACTGCAGCGAATGTGGAAAAGCCTACAGTAGAAGCTCCCACCTTGTTCAGCACCAGAGAATTCACACCGGGGAAAGGCCTTAtaagtgcagtgaatgtggaaaaGCTTTCAGCCGTAAAGACACACTTGTTCAGCACCAGAGATTTCATACTGGAGAAAGACCTTacgagtgcagtgaatgtgggaaattttTTAGCCAAAGCTCCCACCTTATTGAGCACTGGAGAATTCACACTGGTGCAAGGCCTTATGAATGCATtgaatgtgggaaattctttAGCCATAACTCCAGCCTTATTAAACATCGGAGAGTCCACACAGGAGCAAGGTCTTATGTGTGCGGCAAATGTGGGAAGGCTTTCAGCTGCAAAGACACacttgttcagcaccagataaTACACACTGGAGcaaggccttatgagtgcagcgaatgtgggaaggccttcagcCGTAAAGACACACTTGTGCAGCACCAGAAAATCCACACTGGGGAAAGGCCGTATGAGTGTggtgaatgtgggaaattctttAGCCATAGCTCCAACCTGATTGTACaccagagaattcacactggagcaAAGCCTTATGAATGCAGCGAATGTGGGAAATGCTTTAGCCACAACTCCAGCCTCATTCTACaccagagagttcacactggagcAAGGCCTTATGtgtgcagtgaatgtggaaaaGCTTACATTAGTAGCTCCCACCTTGTTCAACATAAGAAAGTTCACACTGGAGCCAGaccttatgagtgcagtgaatgtgggaaattctttAGCCGCAATTCTAGCCTCATTCTACaccagagagttcacactggagaaaagccatatgtgtgcagtgaatgtgggaaagcctacAGCAGAAGCTCCCATCTTGTTCGGCACCAGaaagttcacactggagaaaggcctcaTGAATGCAACAGTTTTGGCAGCCCTTTAGCTCTTAAACTTGTTTAG